CAAAGACGGGCCAGCTGGACAAGTCGCTTTTCGCCGTGCAAGAGGTGATCCTGCAGTTCGAGAAGAACGTCGAGTACTTGACcatctttcaagatatAGGGCAACTGATCacaaatttcaaagagcTATGCGGACAAGATATCCAGCTTGTACAAGGTCTGGTCGACTTCTTCGGGAAGTACCGGGACAGCTACGACCGACTGTTACAGGAAGCCCAGCGGCGAAGACAACTCTCCACGAGAATGCAGGCGACGATCTCCGAATGCTTGGACGAACTGCAAACTTTACAGGACGACGACTTCACCAAGAGGACCAAATTCTTGGAGCAAAACGGGAACTACCTACCGGAGAACATTTGGCCGGACCAAATAGACGACTTCTCACCGTTGTTCACGTTAGAGTACACTATAAAGAAGGTGTAAAGACGACACCCGTAGCGATTACGGTTCGTTGGttatatacgtatatacaGCATTTGAGTCAgagcgacgacgacggcGACAACCCTGGCCACAGTTTCAATTCAGTTAGCCTCTGGGTTGGAGAGGATGTGCTTGACCGTTTCGCCAACGGTCTTGAGCTCATCGGCGACTTTGTCTGGGATCTCGATCTCGAATTCCTCCTCGATCGCAACGAGCAACTCAACGGTGTCCAGCGAGTCCAGCCCAAGATCCTTCTGGAAGCTGGTCGCTTCAGTGACCTCAGCGGCAGGGGTGTCCGCGTTCGACGCAGACGTACCGGTCTTGCTGAAAGACTTGATGACGTCGCCCACCCTCTTTAGCACGTCCTCCTGCTTCAAGGTGTTCCccccagcagcagcggcaaAGAACCTCTTAGACACAAACGCGGAAGCACCACTCTGCCTCGACTGCAGCAACGCACCTTGACCAGCACCGCACCGGCTGCCAACACTGCAAAGCATCCGCCTCGCACCCATAGTGGGGACCACCCTCAAAACGGCATTTCTCGCCGCAACCGCGACAGCTCCAGAACGCAGCACAGATCTCAACATCACTCAAAGAAACCAACAAACTACTACACTCAATTAGTCTACGTAGCTACCTAAACAGAGCACTCCCATCAACCCTCACCATCAACTTCAATACTGAGACACCCTCTATCTTctgcaacttcttcaaatcgtcGTCCAACAGCAGCCGTTTCCGTCAGAAGTGACACCTCTTGCGGGTCCCTACCAATGGACCACGGCCAGACCGCCTCCAGGCCCCAGCAAAACCGCCTGAGCGTCGCTAGATGTGCAGCGAGTGATTGTACGCCTGGTTCAGGTTGAGCAGCGTTGTTTCCGGGGTTCCCTCGCCTCGATCCCGGGTTGGACCTGAACTGGGTGTCGGCGACAGCGTCCTCTGCGACAGCGGTTGTAACTTGATGTACTTGTCGAACACGACCGCGACGTTCCCCGTcgtgttgctgctgctg
The genomic region above belongs to Huiozyma naganishii CBS 8797 chromosome 2, complete genome and contains:
- the ACP1 gene encoding acyl carrier protein (similar to Saccharomyces cerevisiae ACP1 (YKL192C); ancestral locus Anc_4.297), which gives rise to MLCSVGSRCGAGQGALLQSRQSGASAFVSKRFFAAAAGGNTLKQEDVLKRVGDVIKSFSKTGTSASNADTPAAEVTEATSFQKDLGLDSLDTVELLVAIEEEFEIEIPDKVADELKTVGETVKHILSNPEAN